GTCCATGTAGAATGCCAATAGCCAAGTGGTCAGCGGCCCCGCTGGGATGCCTCGGCTCATGGAGAAGTGAGGATTATGCGACCTGCAAGACAATACATACCTCGCATGCTCGTGACGCTCGTTGTCTAGAAACACCATACTAGTTAGAAAACCTGCCCTCATCACCAAATCACGGCCATCATACCTTCTAAAGCTCATCGAGttggctgcggcggcggcggcggcactCGCGGCAGCCGAGGGCAGCGGAGACGACTTGGATTGCGGCTGCGATTGCTGCGGACTCGCTTGCGACGTGCTGTCGCCAGAAGGTACTTCGACATCCATGATGCGGGTGATGTCGCTGAAATGGCAGGATTCGAGAGATCGAGGGATTGCCTGATGGACAGGGAGGGGTGATTGTAGGAGGAGGCGAACAACCTCCTCCCGGCACGAGGGTCGAGATCAAGCTTAGCTACGCAAATGGGCGCCGGGCCAAAGCATTCAAGCTCAGAGCGCACACACCACCAAGGGGGAAAGAAGTGTTTTTGCAGATGAGATTCGGCAAAGGAGCTGCGGCTTGCTCTATGATCGGAGAATAGGGTCAAACCGGCAGAGCGAACGCAGGCATGTTACAACCTTGGTTCAACTCCGTTAGCAGCTCTCCGAGGCCACACCCGGATTCGTTACTCGTTACGTCTGGTGCCTGCGGATTGTATAGTCGGTCCTAGGTTCTTTTCAACTCTCGCAGGAAGGCAGAATGTGTGCGTCGACAAATtcgagatggcttcatccaaATGTTGGAATTGGGAAGCTGATCAGCGGCATTCAGCACACCTCGATCTTGGTAAAACGTGAAGCGCGCTGCCTCGGCCGATTTCAGAAGCACATCGCCCTGCGCTACCTTTGTACTAGTCCGTCCACCTCCACAGCTTAGCCAAGGCAATCTACTTGCAGGTACAATTGCTGCTCGGTGGTGCGCATAAACAGATTCCGGCAAGGCACGCAACAGTGTGTACATGGCACCACTATAAACCTAACGAGAAATAAATCCCTTGAGAGGATGCTTATAAAATGGAATAGATATCAAGCTTTAAAATatctattattataatttttatctttattttccttGATCAaactttctttttcaaatGCGATTCCACTTCCCCGCGAGCTATGCCATTAGTCTACCAATCCGCCATGACAAATTACTAACTTATACGTGGGCTCTCACATGCTTCCGTCTTGCTTCCGTCTCAGGCAGGGCATATCCAAATGCTGGACTCCGTACGGAATATTTCGTAGTCAATTTCCAACTAATACGAATAGGTGTATATACATGCTCGGCACAAGCTGATTCTAGCTCTATTTGCATCATGCGATCCTAATCCAAACGCTCCATTAGTGACTTTATTACTCTGGCATAGAATTTGGGCGCCTGATTTCGCGGGAACGTAATCTCTTCAGTGAGGTAGTCGGGGAGAGCTTCTATCAAATCACCATCGCGACTGGCGTCTAGTTGTGGACGGTATGCGAATTGCACATCTTCGTAGCTGTCGGCTGAGTCCATATCCTCGAGCGCAAGCTTGAAGTGGAGAGCTATAGGACAAATCGTTAGCCAATGCATCCTTGAGTTGTAAACAAGTGATATCGACTTACTTCCGTTGCGCCCAGTCTGTATGCAGTCAAAGACGTCTTCCTTGTCAATACGGCGCACATCTCTGACGATAAGGCCCGTCAGATCAGCGTACAAATCTTCTTTGATATGAGCAACCtgtttgttttccttttccgCAAGCGCCGCCCGGTTCCCAGACGCAGATCCTTTAATGTTTGGTTCGATTTGCCTGCTTGCTGCCAGTTTTGTGTAAAGCGTCTTCGTCTCGGATTTGGCCTGGGATAGTGACTTGTTCGCCTCCGCCAGCTGGGCGCGCAAAGTGTCTGCCTCGGTCTCGCTCTGGCCTAGCTGTGCCTGCACCTTCTCTGCTCGCTGGATAGATTTCGATTGCTCGGCTACCTCTTCCTTGAGTTGCGCGATCAACTCATTGGCAGCTGTCGCAGATATTAGCTCGCAGCCTCTTGATATTTGGCCGTTATGGATCTGGTAATATCTCACCTCTCGTGTTTTCCTCGGCTTGCGCCTTGAGTAGCTCAAAGTTTTGTTCGGCCTTCTTCACGCCTAGCTCCTGAAGCTCCTGATAACTTGCTTCCAGTTTTGAATATTTCCTCTTTAATTCGGAAAGCTGTCGTCGGATATCGTC
This genomic stretch from Trichoderma breve strain T069 chromosome 1, whole genome shotgun sequence harbors:
- a CDS encoding chromosome segregation protein csm1/Pcs1 domain-containing protein — encoded protein: MRDRPAAANNKVTKKTRNGPRGANAKARSAKRARKFNDELNDNSTSPDPSVASEVEDEARTVDQSKSSKQTRGRPKASKDRDDSNGDDIRRQLSELKRKYSKLEASYQELQELGVKKAEQNFELLKAQAEENTRAANELIAQLKEEVAEQSKSIQRAEKVQAQLGQSETEADTLRAQLAEANKSLSQAKSETKTLYTKLAASRQIEPNIKGSASGNRAALAEKENKQVAHIKEDLYADLTGLIVRDVRRIDKEDVFDCIQTGRNGTLHFKLALEDMDSADSYEDVQFAYRPQLDASRDGDLIEALPDYLTEEITFPRNQAPKFYARVIKSLMERLD